The Pedobacter roseus genome contains a region encoding:
- a CDS encoding cryptochrome/photolyase family protein, whose product MMKKKYKILRLILGDQLNLQHSWFSQSTPDILHVLMEVKAETDYVWHHIQKACAFFAAMENFAETLNDKGFEILYLHLDDPENHQNFSGNLAALIQKFEIEEFQYQLPDEYRLDHEIERFCNGLQIKYRAFDTEHFFTSRAELGLFFSDKKEMVMENFYRHMRLKHHVLLDESDDPQGGKWNFDAENRKKLPKNHKPNPPLLFENDVSKQFNKIRDAGIRTIGNIDPAHLPWPLNRTQSLKLLQYFCENCLQLFGTFQDAMHTGEWSLYHSRLSFSLNTKMISPVEVISTAIDYRRNNKKAVAINQIEGFIRQILGWREYMRGVYWMKMPGFGKLNYFNHQKKLPEWYWTGKTKMNCLKHSITQSLDFSYAHHIQRLMITGNFALLAGINPDDLDFWYLGIYIDALQWVEITNTRGMSQYADGGLIGSKPYTASANYIHKMSNYCDSCKYDRSDKTGENSCPFNSMYWDFHVRNREKLEHNHRLLMVYRIWDNMDAQLKSSVLDRAKYYLENLNEL is encoded by the coding sequence ATGATGAAGAAAAAATACAAGATACTAAGGCTAATCCTGGGCGATCAGCTCAACCTGCAACATTCATGGTTTTCTCAAAGCACCCCCGACATACTTCATGTACTGATGGAAGTAAAAGCAGAGACGGATTATGTATGGCACCATATTCAAAAAGCATGTGCTTTTTTCGCTGCAATGGAGAATTTCGCTGAAACGCTTAATGATAAAGGATTTGAAATCCTGTATCTCCATCTGGATGATCCAGAGAACCACCAGAATTTTTCAGGCAACTTAGCTGCGCTCATCCAAAAATTTGAAATCGAAGAATTTCAGTACCAATTACCCGATGAGTACCGCCTGGACCACGAAATCGAGCGCTTTTGCAATGGTCTGCAGATTAAATACCGCGCTTTTGATACCGAACATTTTTTCACCAGCAGAGCAGAACTGGGCCTTTTTTTTTCGGACAAAAAAGAAATGGTGATGGAAAACTTTTACCGGCACATGCGTTTAAAACACCACGTTTTACTTGATGAAAGTGATGACCCTCAGGGCGGAAAATGGAATTTTGATGCTGAAAATCGAAAAAAACTCCCCAAAAATCATAAACCAAATCCGCCCTTGCTATTTGAGAACGATGTTAGCAAACAATTCAATAAGATCAGAGACGCCGGAATCAGAACGATAGGCAACATCGACCCTGCACATCTGCCCTGGCCGCTTAACAGGACGCAGTCTTTGAAACTTCTGCAGTATTTCTGCGAAAACTGCCTGCAACTATTCGGGACTTTCCAGGATGCCATGCATACCGGAGAATGGTCCCTTTACCATTCCCGCCTATCCTTTAGCCTGAATACTAAAATGATTTCACCAGTTGAGGTGATCAGTACAGCAATTGACTACCGGCGAAACAACAAAAAAGCGGTAGCAATAAACCAGATCGAAGGATTTATAAGGCAAATTTTGGGCTGGCGGGAATACATGAGGGGCGTATACTGGATGAAGATGCCCGGGTTCGGAAAACTGAACTATTTCAATCATCAAAAAAAACTTCCAGAGTGGTACTGGACAGGCAAGACGAAGATGAACTGCTTAAAACATTCCATAACTCAATCACTCGATTTTTCGTATGCCCATCATATACAACGTCTGATGATCACCGGAAATTTCGCACTGCTCGCAGGGATAAATCCTGATGATCTGGATTTCTGGTATCTCGGCATTTACATAGATGCCTTACAATGGGTTGAAATTACCAACACCAGGGGCATGAGCCAATATGCCGATGGAGGACTCATAGGTTCAAAACCCTACACGGCATCGGCCAACTATATCCATAAAATGAGTAATTACTGCGATAGCTGCAAATATGATCGCAGTGATAAAACCGGTGAAAATTCCTGCCCCTTCAATAGCATGTATTGGGACTTCCATGTCAGGAACAGAGAAAAGCTTGAGCATAACCATAGGCTGTTAATGGTTTACAGGATCTGGGACAACATGGACGCTCAGCTTAAATCTTCAGTATTAGATAGGGCAAAATATTATCTTGAAAACCTGAATGAGTTATGA
- a CDS encoding SDR family NAD(P)-dependent oxidoreductase: protein MKFHHKNILIIGASSGIGLELVHLLSSEGAHVFAASRNRSASWPESVSYAELDVLHDMEPLSSFLPEVLHGLVYCVGNINLKPFNRITESDFINDFRLNVVGAASSIQQALKPLKNSGSASIVLISSVAAQTGMGFHSSIAASKAAIEGLAISLAAELSASQIRVNVVAPSLTDTPLASKLLNSPEKMEASAKRHPLGRYGAAKDISAAIGFLLSADSSWITGQVIPVDGGMSNLKTTFQ, encoded by the coding sequence ATGAAATTTCATCATAAAAACATCCTGATAATAGGTGCAAGTTCAGGTATAGGGCTTGAGCTGGTCCATTTGTTGAGCAGCGAAGGTGCCCATGTTTTCGCCGCTTCCAGAAATCGCTCTGCCAGCTGGCCTGAATCGGTTTCTTATGCTGAGCTTGATGTACTGCACGACATGGAACCACTGTCTTCCTTTTTGCCTGAAGTACTTCATGGATTGGTATACTGCGTAGGAAACATCAACCTTAAACCTTTTAACAGAATAACCGAGAGCGACTTTATAAATGATTTCAGGCTTAATGTGGTTGGGGCAGCCTCATCAATACAGCAGGCACTAAAACCACTAAAAAACAGTGGTTCGGCATCCATCGTACTGATCAGTTCGGTGGCAGCCCAAACAGGAATGGGTTTTCATTCCAGTATCGCGGCATCAAAGGCTGCAATAGAAGGGCTGGCCATCTCCCTCGCGGCTGAGTTATCTGCAAGCCAGATCAGGGTTAATGTGGTTGCACCTTCGCTAACAGATACACCATTGGCCTCCAAACTCCTTAACAGCCCGGAAAAAATGGAGGCTTCCGCGAAAAGGCATCCTTTAGGAAGGTATGGGGCAGCAAAGGATATCAGTGCAGCTATCGGATTTTTATTGTCGGCAGATAGCAGCTGGATAACCGGTCAGGTTATTCCCGTTGATGGGGGGATGAGCAATCTGAAGACCACTTTTCAATAA
- a CDS encoding FAD-binding domain-containing protein encodes MSETKFPTDYSEILKRIEDLDPLQYAKTRNFINGAVSYLSPYISRGVVSLKQIQQEISKKGFGLDRAEKFLQELAWREYYQRIWQEKKELIWKDLQRPQPDVEEHDMILSILKSQTGISAVDNGIGLLYKTGYMHNHIRMYVASIACNIGKTHWSTPSKWLYYHLLDGDIASNNASWQWVSGAFSQKKYYCNQENINNYTQSNQKGTFLDKTYEELPLISIPDVLKGRTKLQLKTILPETVLPEIDIYKPTIIYNSYNLDPNWRKSDKANRILLLEPSHFSKYPVSENVIAFLTGLSRNIPGIKIFSGELCEIALLYKESTIPAEERFISKEHPAFNHYPGIKDSYEWMFPEVTGEYPSFFKYWKLCRPYLEKDRLSAMENQ; translated from the coding sequence ATGAGCGAAACAAAATTCCCTACCGATTATAGCGAGATTTTGAAAAGGATCGAAGATCTGGACCCCTTGCAATATGCAAAAACGAGAAATTTTATAAATGGTGCAGTGAGTTATCTCTCTCCGTATATCTCCAGAGGAGTAGTGAGCCTGAAGCAGATCCAGCAGGAAATTTCAAAAAAAGGATTTGGACTAGATAGGGCCGAAAAGTTTTTGCAGGAGCTCGCCTGGCGCGAATATTACCAGCGTATCTGGCAGGAAAAAAAAGAGCTCATTTGGAAAGATTTGCAGCGGCCCCAACCCGATGTTGAGGAACATGATATGATATTATCGATACTGAAATCGCAGACAGGCATAAGCGCAGTCGATAACGGAATAGGGCTCCTGTACAAAACGGGTTACATGCACAACCACATCAGGATGTATGTTGCCTCTATTGCATGCAACATCGGTAAAACCCACTGGAGCACGCCATCAAAATGGCTATACTATCACCTGCTTGATGGAGATATCGCAAGCAACAATGCCAGCTGGCAATGGGTTTCAGGAGCATTCTCCCAAAAAAAGTACTACTGTAATCAGGAGAATATCAACAACTATACGCAAAGCAATCAGAAAGGCACTTTTTTGGATAAAACCTATGAAGAGCTCCCGCTCATCTCCATACCCGATGTGCTGAAGGGCAGAACAAAACTGCAGTTAAAAACCATTCTCCCAGAAACTGTTTTACCAGAAATAGACATTTACAAGCCGACGATAATTTACAACAGCTACAACCTTGATCCCAACTGGAGAAAAAGTGATAAAGCCAACCGTATACTCCTGCTGGAACCCTCACACTTCTCAAAATACCCTGTAAGCGAAAATGTAATCGCTTTTTTAACAGGGCTTTCCAGAAATATTCCCGGAATCAAGATTTTCAGCGGTGAGCTTTGTGAAATAGCATTACTTTACAAAGAGAGCACAATACCGGCAGAGGAAAGGTTTATTTCAAAAGAACATCCGGCATTCAACCATTATCCGGGCATAAAGGACAGTTATGAGTGGATGTTCCCCGAAGTTACAGGAGAATATCCTTCTTTCTTTAAATACTGGAAATTGTGCAGGCCCTATCTTGAAAAAGATAGGTTAAGTGCTATGGAAAATCAATAA
- a CDS encoding DUF3253 domain-containing protein: protein MQQSPDISAAILTTATQRGSEKSTCPSEIARMLFPSDWRKRMGDVVNAAIDLHNQHKVVITQKGIPVDVNHIKGPIRIKMI, encoded by the coding sequence ATGCAACAATCCCCGGATATATCAGCAGCCATCTTAACTACTGCTACTCAACGTGGCTCTGAAAAAAGCACCTGTCCATCGGAGATTGCCCGCATGTTGTTTCCATCTGATTGGCGTAAGCGTATGGGCGATGTAGTTAATGCTGCAATTGACCTGCATAACCAACATAAAGTAGTGATCACGCAAAAGGGGATACCTGTAGATGTAAATCACATTAAAGGACCTATACGCATTAAGATGATCTGA
- a CDS encoding DUF2256 domain-containing protein produces the protein MKAIKKQNLPSKICLVCNRPFNWRKKWAKVWADVKYCSDKCRNNKSAS, from the coding sequence ATGAAAGCCATAAAAAAGCAAAACCTGCCATCAAAAATCTGCCTGGTATGTAACAGACCCTTCAACTGGCGAAAAAAATGGGCAAAGGTGTGGGCTGATGTAAAATACTGCAGCGATAAATGCAGGAACAACAAATCAGCATCATAA
- a CDS encoding phosphoketolase family protein: protein MNNNELSSETLAGLDAYWRASNYLAVGQIYLRANPLLKEPLQSEHIKRVLLGHWGTTPGQNFIYTHLNRIIKKHDLNMFYISGPGHGGPAMVAQTYLEGTYSEIYPEISQDEKGMTKLFKQFSFPGGIPSHVSPECPGSMHEGGELGYSLSHAFGAVFDNPGLIVSCVVGDGEAETGPLATAWHSNKFLNPITDGVVLPILHLNGYKIANPAVLARIPEEELKDLFKGYGWKPYLLSGDEPSTMHHQMANVLDQVMADINEIKEQAQNGNITRPCWPMIILRTPKGWTGPKVVDGLQVEGSFRAHQVPLSDPAHSPEHLAALEKWLLSYKPNELFDENGRLLPELAALAPVNERRMGANPHTNGGILLKNLHIPDFREYAIDIQQKGITGQGDTLILSSFIRDVIKLNMESRNFRLFGPDETLSNKLNAVFEVTNRQWNALKEENDDFLANDGRVMEMLSEHQCEGWLEGYLLTGRHGLFNCYEAFIHIIDSMFNQHAKWLKVTAGLPWRRKLASLNILLASHVWRQDHNGFTHQDPGFIDHVINKKASVVRVYLPPDANCLLSVMDHCLRSRHYVNVVIAGKHPSPQWLSIDEATIHCTKGIGIWPWASSDAGQEPDLVMACAGDVPTLEILAAVEILKKHIPELKIRVVNVVDLMKLQPESEHPHGLNDEEFDSLFTSNKPVIFSFHAYPWLIHRLTYRRTNHHNIHVRGYKEEGTITTPFDMTVLNETDRFNLVMDALKRLPQLGNKSAYLKQEMEDQLIKHKLYIREHGIDMPEIRDWKWGTDLFK, encoded by the coding sequence ATGAATAACAATGAATTATCATCCGAAACCCTGGCCGGACTGGACGCCTATTGGCGTGCATCAAATTATTTAGCTGTAGGGCAGATATATCTTAGGGCAAACCCGTTATTGAAAGAGCCCTTGCAATCAGAACATATAAAGCGGGTTTTACTAGGCCACTGGGGTACTACACCTGGTCAGAATTTTATATACACCCATCTTAACAGGATCATTAAAAAGCATGACCTGAATATGTTTTATATCTCCGGACCTGGCCATGGAGGCCCGGCGATGGTTGCGCAAACTTATCTGGAAGGAACTTATTCGGAAATCTACCCCGAAATATCACAGGATGAAAAGGGAATGACCAAACTATTCAAACAGTTTTCGTTCCCTGGCGGGATTCCCAGCCATGTTTCTCCCGAATGTCCGGGCTCCATGCATGAAGGTGGCGAACTTGGCTATTCGCTCAGTCATGCATTTGGTGCTGTTTTTGATAACCCGGGACTCATCGTTTCCTGTGTAGTTGGCGATGGGGAGGCAGAAACCGGTCCGCTGGCTACAGCCTGGCATTCTAACAAATTCCTTAATCCGATTACAGACGGTGTGGTTTTACCTATTTTACATCTAAATGGCTACAAAATTGCTAATCCTGCAGTCCTGGCAAGGATCCCTGAGGAAGAATTGAAAGATCTTTTTAAGGGCTACGGCTGGAAACCCTATCTGCTTTCAGGCGATGAGCCTTCTACCATGCACCATCAAATGGCCAATGTGCTTGACCAGGTGATGGCAGATATAAATGAAATTAAAGAGCAGGCGCAAAACGGTAATATAACACGGCCATGCTGGCCAATGATTATTTTACGGACACCGAAAGGATGGACGGGACCGAAAGTGGTAGACGGCCTACAAGTAGAAGGATCATTCCGGGCACATCAGGTACCGCTTTCAGATCCCGCCCATTCGCCGGAACATCTTGCAGCACTGGAAAAGTGGTTGCTTAGCTACAAACCTAATGAACTTTTCGATGAAAATGGCAGGCTCCTCCCGGAACTGGCTGCACTGGCTCCTGTGAACGAACGGAGGATGGGCGCTAATCCACACACCAATGGCGGCATTTTGCTTAAAAATCTTCATATACCCGATTTCCGGGAATATGCCATTGACATTCAGCAAAAAGGTATAACCGGACAGGGTGATACGTTGATTTTGAGCAGTTTTATCAGGGATGTGATTAAATTGAACATGGAATCGAGAAACTTTAGACTGTTTGGTCCAGATGAAACACTTTCCAATAAGTTAAATGCTGTTTTCGAGGTAACCAACAGGCAATGGAATGCCCTTAAAGAGGAAAATGATGACTTTTTAGCAAACGATGGCAGGGTGATGGAAATGCTCAGTGAACACCAGTGCGAAGGCTGGCTCGAAGGATATTTACTAACCGGACGGCATGGCCTGTTTAACTGTTACGAAGCATTTATACACATTATCGACTCGATGTTTAACCAACACGCCAAGTGGCTAAAGGTTACGGCAGGATTACCATGGAGAAGAAAACTTGCATCCCTGAACATACTGCTCGCATCGCACGTTTGGCGACAAGACCATAATGGTTTTACCCATCAGGATCCGGGTTTCATTGATCATGTGATTAATAAAAAAGCTTCTGTTGTCCGTGTTTATCTTCCACCTGATGCCAATTGCCTGTTATCGGTAATGGACCACTGTTTGCGTAGTAGGCATTATGTAAATGTAGTAATTGCTGGCAAACACCCTTCACCACAATGGCTTTCTATTGATGAGGCCACTATACATTGTACTAAAGGTATTGGCATCTGGCCATGGGCCAGCAGCGATGCGGGACAGGAACCTGACCTGGTTATGGCCTGCGCAGGTGATGTGCCTACTCTGGAAATACTTGCTGCAGTAGAAATTTTGAAAAAACATATTCCTGAGTTAAAAATCAGGGTTGTAAATGTGGTCGACCTAATGAAACTTCAACCAGAATCAGAGCATCCACACGGATTGAACGATGAAGAATTTGATTCATTATTTACTTCGAACAAACCCGTTATTTTCTCTTTTCATGCTTACCCATGGCTTATCCATCGCCTTACTTATCGCCGTACCAATCATCATAATATCCATGTGCGCGGATATAAAGAAGAAGGCACCATTACCACACCATTTGATATGACGGTACTGAACGAAACGGACAGGTTCAACCTGGTTATGGACGCACTGAAACGTTTGCCTCAATTAGGGAATAAAAGTGCCTATTTAAAACAGGAAATGGAAGACCAGCTCATCAAACATAAATTATATATCCGTGAACATGGTATTGATATGCCTGAGATCAGAGACTGGAAATGGGGAACTGATCTTTTCAAATAA
- a CDS encoding sensor histidine kinase, translating to MFMILSPNLYILTASDLFLEATGTRRDTIAGSYIFDAFPGNPDLEGADGVKNILSSLRKVIATGKQHAMPVQRYDVPDRSIPGTFIVRYWEPLHVPVFDDTGSLSYIIQSVKNVTGEIMSRAEAKQSRADREESLRELDLVNRRLSAAHDTLQVMNLSLESEVAKRTLELEQSERKYRNLIEHSPVAMQVFRGEDMTFEIVNDSMLRFLGKDRDIIGKTLFQGVPEIIGQPVVDVLYGVYRTGKPLELHGEKVILERNGISETGYYDVIYRALYDDGEVTGVLGIAIDVTPQILAQQAILESEERFRNMAEGSDIFISLTDEHGALEYLNASWADMTGWARDNLKQLSWDEFVHPDDRKAVTAKFLHGLENKQEFTNEFRLQNKENEYRWLRIKGIPRFDSTQSFNGFIFSGIDVTEEKQRLLEIEYINKALIFSNEQLSDANLKLLESEENLKTAFDAGGLGSCSLDLKTGRAEMSPTYRHLYGLPQQGDISWGMLLDSVEPEFLNEVNLVLENAINHGAPVDSTYAIRNLSTGERRWMRVVGKVYQGADGVNERIYAVVMDVTSQKEDEIRKNDFIAMVSHELKTPLTSISGYVQLLDLKTRQGSSYDGKPVLDKIQTQLKKMTTMINGFLSISRLESGKIQLARKKFDIADITSRLVEEYHTLVSTHSFVFNHCTATLVHADEDKIEHVINNLLSNAVKYSPSGTSIEINCTLKGDLVVLSVKDNGMGIHAHDVPRLFERYYRVQSLQTSTIAGFGIGLYLCAEIIHRHSGKIWVESELDQGSTFYFSLPIANGE from the coding sequence ATGTTTATGATCTTATCTCCAAATCTGTATATCCTTACAGCAAGTGATCTTTTTCTGGAGGCTACCGGAACGCGGAGAGATACAATTGCCGGTAGTTATATCTTTGATGCCTTTCCAGGTAATCCGGATTTGGAAGGCGCAGATGGGGTCAAAAATATTTTATCTTCGCTCAGGAAAGTGATAGCTACGGGAAAGCAGCATGCTATGCCGGTACAGCGTTACGATGTTCCTGACCGTTCGATTCCGGGAACTTTCATCGTACGCTACTGGGAACCCCTGCACGTACCCGTGTTTGATGATACCGGGTCACTTTCCTATATCATACAGTCGGTAAAAAACGTTACCGGGGAGATCATGAGCCGGGCCGAAGCAAAACAGAGCCGTGCTGACAGGGAGGAAAGTTTAAGGGAACTGGATTTAGTAAACAGGCGTCTTAGTGCTGCACATGATACCCTGCAGGTGATGAACCTTTCACTCGAATCGGAGGTGGCGAAACGTACGCTCGAGCTTGAACAGAGTGAACGCAAATACAGGAATCTTATTGAGCATAGTCCGGTAGCCATGCAGGTATTCAGGGGAGAAGATATGACTTTTGAGATCGTTAACGATTCGATGCTCAGGTTTCTGGGTAAGGACCGTGATATTATCGGAAAAACACTTTTTCAGGGTGTGCCTGAAATAATAGGTCAGCCTGTTGTTGATGTCCTGTATGGGGTTTACAGGACAGGAAAACCCCTGGAACTACATGGGGAAAAAGTAATTCTTGAGCGCAATGGCATAAGTGAAACAGGATATTACGATGTGATTTATCGCGCCCTTTACGATGATGGTGAAGTGACAGGAGTACTCGGGATTGCAATTGATGTTACCCCGCAGATTCTTGCACAACAGGCTATTTTGGAGAGTGAAGAGCGTTTTCGGAATATGGCGGAAGGTAGCGATATATTTATATCGCTAACAGATGAGCATGGGGCGCTCGAATATCTCAATGCCTCCTGGGCAGATATGACAGGTTGGGCACGTGATAACTTAAAGCAGCTTAGCTGGGATGAATTTGTCCATCCCGATGATAGGAAAGCGGTTACGGCAAAGTTCCTTCATGGACTTGAAAACAAACAGGAGTTTACAAATGAATTCAGACTGCAGAACAAAGAAAATGAATACCGGTGGCTCAGGATAAAGGGAATACCCAGATTTGACAGTACACAGTCTTTTAACGGATTCATATTTTCTGGAATAGATGTAACTGAGGAGAAACAGCGCTTGCTGGAAATCGAGTATATCAATAAGGCACTTATATTTTCCAATGAACAGCTTTCAGATGCAAATCTGAAATTATTGGAAAGTGAAGAAAATCTTAAAACGGCCTTTGATGCGGGCGGATTGGGAAGCTGTAGCCTTGACCTAAAGACAGGAAGGGCGGAGATGTCACCCACATACCGGCACCTTTACGGACTTCCCCAGCAAGGTGATATTTCATGGGGAATGTTACTAGACTCAGTAGAACCAGAGTTTTTAAATGAAGTAAACCTCGTCCTGGAAAATGCCATTAATCATGGAGCTCCAGTAGATAGCACCTATGCTATACGCAACCTTTCCACAGGTGAGCGGCGGTGGATGCGCGTTGTTGGTAAAGTTTATCAGGGTGCTGATGGAGTGAACGAAAGGATATATGCCGTTGTTATGGACGTAACCTCGCAGAAAGAGGATGAGATCCGGAAAAATGATTTTATCGCCATGGTAAGCCACGAACTAAAGACCCCACTTACTTCGATATCGGGTTATGTTCAGCTTCTTGACCTTAAAACGAGGCAAGGCAGCAGCTATGATGGAAAACCTGTTCTGGATAAAATACAGACCCAGCTTAAAAAAATGACCACCATGATTAATGGTTTTTTGAGTATATCGCGACTTGAATCTGGAAAAATACAACTGGCCAGGAAAAAGTTTGATATCGCAGATATTACTTCCCGGCTTGTGGAAGAATACCATACCCTGGTTTCAACGCACAGTTTTGTTTTTAATCATTGTACAGCCACCCTGGTTCACGCTGATGAAGACAAGATTGAACATGTAATTAACAACCTCTTGAGTAATGCAGTAAAATATTCTCCATCCGGCACCTCAATTGAAATCAACTGCACTTTAAAAGGAGATCTGGTTGTGCTGAGTGTAAAAGATAATGGCATGGGAATCCATGCCCATGATGTACCAAGGCTTTTTGAACGTTATTACAGGGTGCAGAGTTTACAAACAAGTACCATTGCGGGGTTCGGCATCGGATTATACCTGTGTGCCGAGATCATTCACAGGCATAGTGGGAAAATATGGGTTGAAAGTGAACTGGATCAAGGTTCAACATTTTATTTTAGTCTTCCTATTGCCAATGGTGAGTAA
- a CDS encoding phytoene/squalene synthase family protein: protein MKIIFDKVSAQCSKIVTKNYSTSFSLGIQFLNKKHRDPIYAIYGFVRLADEIVDSFHNYDKALLLCRFKRDTFEAIKDQISLNPILNAFQQVVNKYKVKIELIELFLESMRMDLGKEIYTEEKYERYILGSAQVVGLMCLHVFVEGDTESYEQLKNPAMKLGSAFQKVNFLRDVNADFYQLGRNYFPGVNLAKFSIDEKLAIEKEIAAEFREALDGIKQLPKSSRKGVYLAYIYYEELFEKIKKKTAEQIMGERIRISNAKKFALMFGSVVRSSYNGI from the coding sequence ATGAAAATTATCTTTGATAAAGTATCTGCACAATGCAGTAAAATCGTTACCAAAAATTACAGCACCAGTTTTTCGCTTGGCATCCAGTTCCTGAATAAAAAACATCGCGATCCAATATATGCGATATACGGTTTTGTAAGGCTTGCCGACGAAATCGTAGATAGCTTCCATAATTATGATAAAGCGTTGCTGCTCTGCAGATTTAAAAGAGACACATTTGAGGCCATCAAAGACCAGATCAGCCTTAACCCAATCCTTAATGCATTCCAGCAGGTTGTAAATAAATATAAAGTAAAGATAGAGCTCATCGAACTTTTTCTGGAAAGCATGCGAATGGATCTCGGAAAGGAAATTTACACAGAAGAAAAATATGAACGTTATATACTGGGCTCGGCACAGGTTGTAGGCTTAATGTGCCTGCACGTATTTGTAGAGGGCGATACAGAAAGTTATGAACAGTTGAAGAATCCGGCCATGAAATTAGGTTCGGCCTTTCAAAAAGTCAATTTTTTAAGGGACGTTAATGCAGATTTTTACCAGCTGGGCCGGAACTACTTTCCCGGGGTAAATTTGGCTAAGTTTTCAATTGATGAAAAACTTGCCATAGAAAAGGAGATCGCAGCAGAATTCAGGGAAGCGCTCGACGGAATAAAACAGCTGCCAAAATCATCCCGAAAGGGCGTATATCTCGCCTACATTTATTACGAAGAGCTCTTTGAGAAAATCAAGAAAAAAACTGCAGAACAGATCATGGGCGAACGGATCAGGATTTCGAATGCGAAAAAATTTGCACTCATGTTTGGTTCAGTGGTGAGGAGCAGCTATAACGGAATATAA
- a CDS encoding MarR family winged helix-turn-helix transcriptional regulator: MMYNLVNELLSLVKTYENDSLNPSEDLNAFRRWLNERDPGKATSKKQSPVWKGKASGRSADSVINTSLVHLYRYAKMHAKAAIAGSAFSTPDEFIYLITLTSAGEMSKTELIKQNIHDKPAGTLIIKRLFDKGLIVQKSSGIDKRSTIVQITEKGNDELKQSMDKIRLASANVTTPLSGNEKIELIALLGKLEDFHYAKNFEKN, from the coding sequence ATGATGTACAACCTTGTAAATGAACTTTTATCATTGGTTAAAACTTACGAAAATGATTCGTTAAATCCATCTGAAGATTTAAATGCCTTTCGCAGGTGGCTAAACGAACGTGATCCGGGCAAAGCAACATCTAAAAAGCAATCGCCTGTATGGAAGGGTAAGGCTAGCGGCAGGTCGGCAGATAGCGTCATCAACACCTCCCTTGTGCACCTTTACAGATATGCAAAAATGCATGCAAAGGCAGCAATAGCAGGTAGTGCATTTTCTACCCCCGATGAATTTATATACCTGATTACCCTCACTTCGGCCGGAGAAATGAGCAAAACGGAACTTATCAAACAAAACATCCATGATAAGCCTGCAGGGACATTGATTATCAAAAGGTTATTCGACAAAGGTCTGATCGTTCAGAAATCATCCGGTATTGACAAAAGAAGCACGATTGTACAGATTACCGAAAAAGGAAATGATGAGCTGAAGCAGAGCATGGATAAAATCCGGCTCGCATCAGCTAATGTTACAACCCCACTTTCCGGAAATGAAAAGATCGAACTGATAGCCCTGCTTGGAAAACTTGAAGATTTCCACTACGCAAAGAATTTTGAAAAGAATTAA